The Xanthocytophaga agilis genome has a window encoding:
- a CDS encoding alpha/beta hydrolase encodes MKVKLLQIALITFVTGGLCFVQAQQSTIKEDFKPSTVNQPGQEYPMVNSQGYARFKIIAPAADSVRVSLGLGGRGGTKLSKAADGSWMGTTDGPMDEGFHYYNVNIDGGKFNDPGTLNFYGSVRWESGIEIPAHDQDFYALKNVPHGQVQQVLFPSPSTGTSRRAFVYTPPGYEKGKDKYPVLYLQHGWGEDETAWSNQGHANLIMDNLIADGKIKPFLIVMTYGMTNEVKFGKIREFSIVPFQTVLVDELIPYIDANFRTLATKDKRAMAGLSMGGMETKQITLNKPEVFSYYGLLSGGLYTPADIKDKSKVKHIFLSCGSKERPEGVQKAGEELKAAGINVTTYISEGTAHEFQTWRRSLYQMAPLLFK; translated from the coding sequence ATGAAAGTCAAGTTGTTACAAATAGCACTCATTACCTTTGTTACAGGTGGGCTTTGCTTTGTACAGGCACAACAGTCTACAATCAAAGAAGATTTTAAGCCGTCTACAGTAAACCAGCCTGGACAGGAATATCCAATGGTAAACTCTCAGGGTTATGCACGTTTTAAAATAATTGCTCCTGCAGCCGATAGTGTACGGGTAAGTTTGGGTCTGGGAGGAAGAGGTGGCACCAAACTCAGCAAGGCGGCAGATGGTTCATGGATGGGTACAACCGACGGACCAATGGACGAAGGCTTTCACTATTACAATGTGAACATTGATGGTGGAAAATTCAATGATCCGGGCACATTGAATTTCTACGGCTCTGTACGTTGGGAAAGTGGTATTGAAATACCGGCACATGATCAGGATTTTTATGCGCTCAAAAATGTACCTCATGGCCAGGTACAACAGGTTCTTTTTCCATCGCCCAGTACAGGTACTTCTCGCAGAGCTTTTGTCTATACTCCTCCTGGATATGAAAAAGGAAAAGATAAATACCCTGTTTTGTATTTGCAACACGGCTGGGGAGAAGATGAAACAGCGTGGAGTAATCAGGGACATGCCAATTTAATAATGGACAACCTGATTGCTGATGGAAAAATCAAGCCTTTCCTGATCGTAATGACCTATGGCATGACCAATGAAGTAAAATTTGGCAAGATTCGCGAATTTAGTATTGTGCCATTCCAGACCGTACTTGTTGATGAGCTTATTCCTTACATTGATGCTAATTTCCGTACCCTTGCCACTAAGGATAAAAGAGCTATGGCCGGGCTTTCTATGGGAGGAATGGAGACAAAGCAGATTACTCTGAACAAACCAGAGGTCTTTTCATATTATGGACTGTTAAGTGGCGGATTGTATACACCTGCGGATATCAAAGACAAATCAAAAGTAAAGCATATATTTCTCAGTTGTGGAAGCAAAGAACGTCCTGAGGGGGTACAGAAGGCAGGCGAAGAACTCAAAGCTGCAGGAATCAATGTCACAACTTATATTTCAGAAGGTACAGCGCATGAGTTTCAAACATGGCGTAGAAGCTTATACCAAATGGCACCTTTGCTTTTTAAATAG
- a CDS encoding alpha/beta hydrolase-fold protein translates to MKRFLLISLTFLILQINTHSQNVAQQSIAKEAPKGFDIVRTGIAHGKIDTIRYNSKTVGTTRKALVYTPPNYNKKTKYPVLYLLHGIGGDEKEWLNGGSPQVILDNLYADGKIKPMIVVLPNGRAMKDDRPIGNIFDKDKVEAFATFEKDLLNDLIPFIEKKYATLTNRESRAIAGLSMGGGQSLNFGLGNLDKFAWVGGFSSAPNTKKPEELISNPQEAKNKLKLLWISCGDNDNLINFSKRTHDYLYEKGVPHIYYIEPGVHDFKVWKNGLYMFSQFLFKPVDVSSFSKYTILGSPASTNIRNGKYPQLLPNNRVVFRIKAPQAQKVQIDLGKKYDMTKDTAGFWTVTTDSISRGFHYYSLLIDGVALADPASESFYGMGRMASGIEIPDRDGSFYALKEVPHGDIRIRKYFSAVTNTWREMYIYTPPEYDKSSNNFPVLYLLHGGGEDQRGWATQGKTDLIVDNLIAEGKAKPMLIVMLDGNVNNGGGLAGFNENVLRAFENELKQTAIPFVESNYRVHTDAKNRALAGLSMGGLQTLYAGIKNTNMFNYLGVFSSGWFANNTALSDPQYDFMKNNASAINTNLKQFWISMGGKEDIAYENCKIMRGKFDQMGIRYNYSEYAGGHTWPVWRHDLFEFSQIVFK, encoded by the coding sequence ATGAAACGGTTTTTACTTATATCCCTGACTTTTCTGATTCTACAAATCAATACCCATTCACAAAATGTTGCTCAACAAAGCATAGCCAAGGAGGCTCCCAAAGGATTTGATATAGTACGTACAGGAATTGCTCATGGGAAAATAGATACCATCCGGTACAACTCCAAAACTGTAGGTACTACTCGAAAAGCGTTGGTTTACACTCCTCCTAATTATAACAAAAAAACAAAATACCCTGTACTATATCTTCTACATGGCATTGGAGGGGATGAAAAAGAATGGCTCAATGGCGGCTCACCACAGGTGATTCTGGACAATCTCTATGCGGATGGTAAAATCAAACCTATGATTGTAGTTTTACCTAATGGCAGGGCTATGAAAGATGACAGACCTATCGGCAATATTTTCGATAAAGATAAAGTAGAGGCTTTTGCCACTTTTGAAAAAGATCTGCTCAATGACTTAATTCCCTTTATCGAGAAAAAATATGCAACGCTCACCAATCGGGAATCACGGGCTATTGCCGGGCTTTCGATGGGTGGTGGACAATCGCTGAACTTTGGATTAGGCAATCTTGACAAATTCGCATGGGTTGGTGGTTTTTCATCTGCGCCGAATACCAAAAAGCCTGAAGAGCTTATTTCCAATCCACAAGAGGCTAAAAACAAACTCAAACTTTTATGGATTTCCTGTGGGGATAATGACAATCTGATCAACTTCAGCAAACGTACACATGACTATCTGTATGAAAAAGGAGTTCCACACATCTATTATATTGAACCGGGTGTACACGATTTTAAGGTATGGAAAAATGGTTTGTATATGTTCTCCCAGTTCCTGTTCAAACCTGTTGATGTTTCCAGCTTTTCCAAATACACTATCTTAGGTTCACCTGCTTCTACCAATATCCGCAATGGAAAATATCCCCAGCTATTGCCTAATAATCGGGTAGTTTTTCGCATCAAAGCTCCACAGGCACAAAAGGTTCAGATTGACCTGGGCAAAAAATATGATATGACAAAAGATACAGCTGGATTTTGGACTGTTACTACCGATTCCATTAGTCGGGGATTTCATTATTATTCTCTTCTGATTGATGGAGTTGCGTTGGCGGATCCTGCCAGTGAAAGTTTCTATGGTATGGGACGAATGGCCAGCGGTATTGAAATTCCTGACAGAGATGGCAGCTTTTATGCCCTTAAAGAGGTTCCACATGGGGATATACGCATCCGAAAGTATTTCTCAGCAGTGACCAATACCTGGCGTGAGATGTATATATACACACCTCCGGAATACGACAAGTCATCTAATAATTTTCCTGTTCTCTATCTGTTACACGGAGGAGGAGAAGATCAGCGTGGATGGGCTACTCAGGGAAAAACAGATCTGATTGTGGATAATCTCATTGCTGAAGGCAAAGCCAAACCCATGCTCATTGTCATGCTGGATGGGAATGTAAACAACGGTGGTGGACTCGCCGGATTTAATGAGAATGTGTTACGGGCATTTGAAAATGAATTAAAGCAAACTGCGATTCCGTTTGTAGAAAGTAACTATCGTGTGCATACCGATGCAAAAAACCGAGCCCTGGCAGGGTTGTCTATGGGTGGATTGCAAACATTGTATGCGGGGATCAAGAATACCAATATGTTTAACTATTTAGGTGTTTTTAGCTCAGGTTGGTTTGCCAACAATACTGCCCTATCTGATCCTCAATATGACTTTATGAAAAATAATGCTTCTGCCATCAATACTAATTTGAAACAGTTCTGGATTTCAATGGGCGGAAAGGAAGACATTGCTTATGAAAATTGCAAAATCATGCGGGGAAAATTTGATCAGATGGGTATCCGCTACAACTATAGTGAATACGCAGGTGGGCACACCTGGCCCGTTTGGCGTCATGATTTGTTCGAGTTTTCACAGATAGTATTTAAATAA
- a CDS encoding alpha/beta hydrolase-fold protein, with protein MYPHFYKFFTLTLLFACSWVIAQPPRGPLVVSPQVHTDKRITFRYLAPTARQVLLDGGQFGASGVPMTRDSIGIWSVTVGPIKPDIYPYGFKVDGVTVMDPANVNYFPNERFKASLVDVPSEKPALYDLQNVTHGTITYEYYPSVSGITGRVVVYTPPGYDKSPTKKYPVYYLISGTTDTEETFFKVGHTNLILDNLIAQGKAVPMIVVMPYGNIAARIAEQSPNGTKPADPTIRDAPDAVSRAKAFEDDLLKNLVPYVEKNYRAISSRDSRAIGGFSRGGGQTLRAAFGNMDKFAWVCSYASYLSPAEMDRSFSQIGGNAANTNNQLKLLWLGIGTEDFLYKGTVEFMDYLTAKKVSYKSFTTDGGHTWMNVKKYLTETLPLLFR; from the coding sequence ATGTATCCACATTTTTACAAATTTTTTACCTTGACTTTGCTTTTTGCCTGCAGCTGGGTAATTGCTCAGCCACCTAGAGGGCCATTGGTTGTATCGCCACAGGTACACACAGATAAACGAATTACATTTCGCTACCTGGCTCCTACTGCCCGTCAGGTACTATTGGATGGGGGTCAGTTTGGCGCATCCGGCGTCCCAATGACTAGAGATTCTATCGGTATCTGGAGTGTAACTGTAGGACCCATAAAACCTGATATTTATCCGTATGGATTTAAAGTAGATGGCGTAACAGTGATGGACCCGGCCAATGTCAACTACTTTCCCAACGAACGGTTTAAAGCCAGTCTGGTGGATGTGCCTTCTGAAAAACCAGCTCTCTATGATCTGCAAAATGTTACACATGGTACCATAACCTACGAATACTATCCATCTGTTTCAGGAATCACAGGAAGAGTTGTGGTTTATACCCCTCCAGGATATGATAAAAGCCCTACCAAAAAGTATCCTGTATATTATCTGATTAGTGGTACTACCGATACAGAAGAAACCTTTTTTAAAGTAGGTCATACCAATCTGATCCTGGACAATCTGATTGCACAGGGAAAGGCGGTGCCAATGATTGTAGTTATGCCCTATGGAAATATTGCAGCTCGTATAGCAGAGCAGTCGCCTAATGGCACCAAACCTGCCGATCCTACAATCCGTGATGCACCAGATGCTGTCAGTCGGGCCAAAGCATTTGAGGATGACTTGCTGAAAAATCTGGTACCCTATGTTGAAAAGAATTACCGCGCTATAAGCAGTCGCGACAGCCGGGCTATAGGCGGATTTTCAAGGGGTGGAGGACAGACACTTCGTGCAGCATTCGGTAATATGGATAAATTTGCCTGGGTGTGTTCTTATGCCTCTTACCTTTCTCCTGCCGAAATGGATCGTTCCTTTAGCCAAATAGGCGGCAATGCTGCCAACACCAATAATCAACTGAAATTGCTTTGGTTAGGTATTGGGACAGAGGACTTCCTCTACAAGGGTACCGTTGAGTTTATGGATTATCTCACAGCAAAGAAAGTAAGCTACAAAAGCTTTACTACTGATGGTGGCCACACATGGATGAACGTAAAAAAATACCTTACCGAAACACTACCTCTCTTATTCAGATAA
- a CDS encoding T9SS type A sorting domain-containing protein has product MNHFYKLLFVFSYFLTQASYASDPLVISPADRSTVNVAAPLVIKTQANDSLAAQVKVKILLNDPRTFVYEATQNAASTNQFLIADAPLQPGNQYLIEVSTLGSHGYVIGQTYYTIFTEYVPVVEAKPFLINSADTLVLYETNRYFGFNVNPNNPNARKITVRFYVGSPYTADTKTLTSDEAVQPVNFTYIYDATQIEKGIVHFKELTITTFDSLGTILAQNTYNVPYIVPTPKAAEFISPTTGATDVSTTPTITLGNYSTNPNGGCTQWIFISYEIDRYPADWQGEDYIRQNVSQNVNQWTPSVALQPNTKYEVRVSGGFVCYGPTSVTSTFTTGGGSLSSRLAGAAISDELDSPSIVSPNPFSDQVSIQLKPTYQNANVTLMSMQGRVLFSKKASANETISFKDNSLAPGLYLINITDQTGKNEQFKIIKQ; this is encoded by the coding sequence ATGAATCATTTTTACAAGCTGTTGTTCGTATTCAGCTATTTTTTGACACAAGCCAGTTATGCTTCAGATCCTTTAGTCATTTCTCCTGCTGATCGTTCAACTGTCAACGTTGCTGCACCATTGGTCATTAAAACACAAGCCAATGATTCATTAGCTGCACAGGTAAAAGTAAAGATCCTGTTAAATGACCCTCGGACATTTGTTTATGAAGCAACTCAGAATGCAGCCTCTACCAACCAGTTTTTAATTGCAGATGCTCCATTGCAGCCAGGTAATCAGTACCTGATTGAAGTAAGCACATTGGGAAGCCATGGCTATGTGATAGGACAAACCTATTACACTATTTTTACAGAATATGTACCTGTTGTAGAAGCTAAGCCTTTTCTGATTAATTCGGCTGATACCTTGGTTTTGTATGAAACAAACAGATATTTTGGTTTTAATGTTAACCCCAATAATCCTAACGCCCGTAAAATTACTGTACGATTTTATGTAGGTTCTCCTTATACAGCAGATACAAAAACCTTAACATCTGACGAGGCAGTACAACCTGTTAACTTTACATATATATATGATGCTACGCAGATCGAAAAGGGTATAGTGCATTTTAAAGAGTTAACTATTACCACATTTGATTCCTTAGGAACTATACTAGCTCAAAATACATACAACGTTCCCTATATTGTTCCAACTCCAAAGGCAGCTGAGTTTATTAGTCCTACAACAGGTGCTACAGATGTTTCTACTACACCTACTATTACTCTTGGTAATTATTCAACTAATCCAAATGGGGGCTGCACTCAATGGATATTTATCAGTTATGAAATTGATCGTTATCCGGCAGACTGGCAAGGAGAAGATTATATTCGTCAGAATGTAAGTCAAAATGTCAATCAGTGGACACCCTCTGTTGCTTTACAGCCTAATACCAAATATGAAGTACGTGTGAGCGGCGGCTTTGTATGTTATGGACCAACATCTGTTACTTCTACCTTTACTACTGGAGGTGGTAGTTTGTCTTCTCGTTTGGCTGGAGCGGCTATCAGTGATGAGTTGGATAGCCCTTCCATTGTTTCACCAAACCCTTTCTCAGATCAAGTATCTATTCAGCTTAAGCCTACTTATCAAAACGCTAATGTAACACTAATGTCTATGCAAGGAAGAGTGCTCTTCTCGAAAAAAGCGTCTGCTAATGAGACTATTTCATTCAAAGATAATTCTTTAGCTCCTGGGTTGTATCTGATTAACATCACCGATCAAACGGGTAAAAACGAACAGTTCAAAATCATTAAACAGTAA
- a CDS encoding alpha/beta hydrolase-fold protein translates to MKTALFLPLILLFSVSALAQQRPPAISSPDVHTDNRVTFRYFSRQAQKVTLNGEFLSSPLPLTKDTSGIWSITVGPITPDIYPYSFQVDGVDVADPNNTYIFANERFKRSIVDIPGNTPLVHSLQNVPHGKIHYQYYKSATLGTTRTLLVYTPPGFNPNGKTKYPVLYLIHGGSDTEETWTKVGRANFIADNLIAEKKAVPMIIVMPYGNIRPSPMPDFTKDMTQDIIPFIEANYPVFKDSNHRAVAGFSVGGGQTLNIAFTNTDKFGYICSYAPYTATEEFTKNFTDWKPNADLINKQVKLFTISVGTEDFLYESVKQNIAMFKEKKIKVEPLIVPGGHTWMNCKLFLAKSLQQVFK, encoded by the coding sequence ATGAAGACAGCACTTTTTTTACCTCTGATACTTTTATTTAGTGTATCAGCCTTGGCTCAGCAGCGCCCCCCGGCAATTTCTTCGCCTGATGTACATACAGACAACCGCGTTACGTTTCGCTACTTCTCCAGACAAGCACAAAAAGTGACACTAAACGGAGAATTTTTATCTTCTCCCCTACCTTTAACAAAAGATACCTCCGGCATCTGGAGTATAACCGTAGGCCCGATCACCCCCGACATCTATCCTTATAGCTTTCAGGTAGATGGGGTTGATGTTGCTGATCCTAACAATACCTATATCTTTGCCAATGAACGTTTCAAGCGTAGTATTGTAGACATTCCTGGAAACACACCTCTGGTACATTCACTACAGAATGTGCCACATGGCAAAATTCATTATCAGTACTATAAATCTGCTACACTGGGTACTACACGTACTCTATTGGTCTATACACCTCCCGGATTCAATCCCAATGGAAAAACCAAATATCCGGTATTGTACCTGATTCATGGCGGATCAGATACTGAAGAAACCTGGACCAAAGTAGGTCGGGCCAACTTCATTGCCGATAACCTGATCGCTGAGAAAAAGGCAGTTCCAATGATCATTGTTATGCCTTACGGCAATATACGCCCTAGCCCCATGCCTGATTTTACCAAAGACATGACACAGGATATTATCCCTTTTATAGAGGCAAATTATCCGGTTTTCAAAGATAGCAACCATCGGGCAGTAGCAGGATTTTCGGTTGGTGGTGGACAGACTCTTAACATTGCCTTTACCAACACGGATAAATTTGGATATATCTGCTCCTATGCACCCTATACAGCAACCGAAGAGTTTACCAAAAACTTTACAGACTGGAAACCCAATGCAGATCTGATAAACAAACAAGTGAAACTATTCACTATTAGTGTCGGAACTGAAGATTTTCTGTATGAGAGTGTAAAACAAAACATTGCCATGTTTAAGGAAAAGAAAATCAAGGTAGAGCCACTTATTGTGCCTGGTGGACATACATGGATGAATTGTAAACTTTTCTTAGCTAAGTCCTTACAACAAGTATTTAAATAA
- a CDS encoding glycosyl hydrolase family 8 encodes MKLILILIFLLSIFPDGVGIAQTTRYRNLFKEAGYSQADIEAKVAKAYYDIFEGPNRVYFQVGDTMAYVSDIKNHDARTEGLSYGMMIAVQLNKKDVFDRIWRWSKAYLQHQSGPREAYFAWSINPKTMKRNSEGSASDGELYYVTSLLFAANKWGNSTGIHYYNEARRILDAMWKKDGSGNIYNLINTEHKQITFVPEGNGYQWTDPSYHLPAFMEVWALYANDGHESFYKVCADTSRAFLHRACHPVTGLNADYTEFSGKPHDTPWSPSAFRYDSWRVPMNIAMDYVWFGKDKKWQQEYAKRFQGFLRSKGIDTFEDQFNLDGSRPEFVLQAGPEKKLRHSLGLVATASSLSLINSDKKSLDFVHALWKAKLEPYNDGYFDPYYDGLLYLFTLMHLSGKYQIITPQTH; translated from the coding sequence ATGAAACTTATCCTTATTCTTATTTTCCTCTTGTCTATCTTTCCGGATGGTGTGGGTATAGCTCAAACCACACGATATCGAAATCTGTTCAAAGAGGCAGGTTATAGCCAGGCAGATATAGAGGCAAAGGTTGCGAAAGCCTATTACGACATCTTTGAAGGTCCCAACCGGGTATACTTTCAGGTTGGTGATACCATGGCTTATGTTTCAGATATTAAAAATCATGATGCCCGTACGGAAGGACTCTCCTATGGGATGATGATAGCTGTTCAACTGAATAAAAAAGATGTATTTGATCGTATCTGGCGGTGGTCGAAAGCCTATCTGCAACATCAGAGTGGCCCACGGGAGGCATATTTTGCCTGGAGCATTAATCCCAAAACCATGAAGCGTAACTCCGAAGGATCGGCTTCGGATGGAGAGCTTTATTATGTTACCAGCCTTTTGTTTGCGGCCAATAAGTGGGGCAACAGCACAGGCATTCATTATTACAATGAAGCCCGGCGTATACTGGATGCCATGTGGAAGAAAGATGGGTCCGGAAACATATACAACCTGATTAATACTGAGCATAAACAAATCACCTTTGTTCCTGAAGGGAATGGCTATCAGTGGACGGACCCATCGTATCACTTGCCGGCCTTTATGGAAGTATGGGCGTTGTATGCCAACGATGGACATGAATCGTTTTACAAAGTCTGTGCGGATACATCACGGGCATTTCTGCACCGAGCCTGCCATCCTGTTACCGGACTAAATGCTGACTATACAGAATTTAGCGGAAAGCCACATGATACACCATGGTCGCCGTCTGCGTTTCGATATGATTCGTGGAGGGTTCCAATGAATATTGCCATGGACTATGTCTGGTTTGGTAAAGACAAAAAATGGCAACAGGAATATGCTAAACGCTTTCAAGGATTTCTCCGCTCAAAAGGCATTGACACGTTTGAAGACCAGTTTAATCTGGATGGTTCACGCCCGGAGTTTGTCCTGCAAGCGGGTCCGGAAAAAAAGCTCAGGCATTCGTTGGGTTTGGTGGCGACTGCGTCCTCTCTTTCTCTGATTAACTCGGATAAGAAAAGCCTTGACTTTGTGCATGCCCTATGGAAGGCTAAACTCGAACCTTACAACGATGGATATTTTGATCCCTATTATGATGGATTATTGTATTTATTCACCCTGATGCATCTGAGCGGAAAATACCAGATCATTACTCCACAAACACATTAA
- a CDS encoding sialate O-acetylesterase, whose protein sequence is MKPYLRLILIAILLFWVVDGFSQNPDFHIYLCLGQSNMEGNPPFEPQDTVADNRFVVLEAVDCPNLGRVKGKWYPAVPPLCRCRTGLSPADYFGRTMTAHLPEKVKVGVINVAIGGCKIELFDKDSYQNYLATAPDWMLNMVKEYDGNPYQRLIDMARLAQKDGIIKGILLHQGESNTNDTLWTKKVKIVYDNLIKDLKLDQTKVPLLAGETVHEDQGGRCASMNKIIATLSEVISNSYVISSKGCTDAADNLHFDAAGCRKLGRRYAFQMLSLMGYTSKEVD, encoded by the coding sequence ATGAAACCGTATCTTAGGCTTATACTGATAGCAATCCTACTCTTTTGGGTAGTAGACGGATTTTCTCAAAATCCTGATTTTCATATTTATCTCTGTTTGGGACAATCCAATATGGAGGGGAACCCGCCATTTGAACCACAGGACACTGTGGCAGACAATCGGTTTGTCGTGCTCGAAGCTGTGGATTGCCCCAACCTCGGACGAGTAAAAGGCAAGTGGTATCCGGCAGTGCCTCCTTTGTGTCGTTGCCGTACCGGACTAAGTCCAGCCGACTACTTTGGCAGAACAATGACAGCTCATCTACCCGAAAAAGTTAAAGTGGGTGTGATTAACGTAGCTATTGGCGGATGTAAAATAGAATTGTTTGACAAAGATAGTTACCAAAACTACCTCGCTACTGCCCCTGACTGGATGCTTAACATGGTAAAAGAATATGATGGCAATCCCTACCAGCGCCTCATTGATATGGCAAGGCTGGCACAAAAAGATGGCATAATTAAAGGTATTTTGCTACATCAGGGTGAGTCCAATACCAATGATACACTATGGACCAAAAAAGTAAAAATTGTGTATGATAACCTGATAAAGGATTTGAAGTTAGACCAAACGAAGGTACCCTTATTGGCTGGTGAAACTGTGCATGAAGATCAGGGTGGCAGATGTGCATCTATGAATAAAATCATTGCTACCCTTTCTGAGGTGATTTCAAATTCTTATGTAATTTCCTCAAAAGGTTGCACTGATGCCGCTGACAATCTGCATTTTGATGCGGCAGGATGTCGTAAACTGGGCAGGCGGTATGCTTTTCAGATGTTGTCTCTAATGGGGTATACAAGTAAGGAAGTTGATTAG
- a CDS encoding alpha/beta hydrolase, which translates to MVSLFLGWTSIVNAQQVLPLYPAKIPNTKPSKVTETGATSGIIRGITKPTLQVYLPEKDKATGTGVVIIPGGGYGVVVYQGEGIDIAKEFVKRGIAAFVLKYRLPNDSIMPDKKIGPLQDAQQAIKFVRENASKWGVDTHKIGIMGFSAGGHLASTEATHFEKSLIDNPEQISLRPDFQILVYPVISMRDSLTHQGSQTNLLGKDPSTESVKLFSNELQVTKNTPPAYITHTADDKVVDVDNSIAYFEALRREKVEVEMHIYPKGNHGFIFHHPGWMEPLFDWMKRNNWIKY; encoded by the coding sequence ATGGTAAGTCTGTTTCTCGGATGGACTTCGATAGTGAATGCACAACAGGTACTGCCTTTGTATCCGGCCAAGATTCCTAATACAAAGCCTTCAAAGGTTACCGAAACTGGGGCAACTTCCGGAATTATCCGGGGCATTACCAAACCTACGCTACAAGTCTATCTTCCTGAAAAAGACAAGGCAACAGGTACAGGTGTAGTGATTATTCCAGGAGGTGGTTATGGTGTAGTAGTCTATCAGGGCGAAGGCATTGATATAGCCAAGGAATTTGTAAAGCGTGGAATAGCAGCGTTTGTACTAAAGTATCGACTTCCCAATGATTCAATTATGCCAGACAAGAAGATTGGTCCCCTACAGGATGCGCAGCAAGCAATAAAGTTTGTTCGGGAAAACGCCAGTAAATGGGGAGTAGATACGCACAAAATAGGGATCATGGGATTTTCAGCAGGAGGTCATTTGGCCTCCACAGAAGCTACACACTTTGAAAAATCACTGATCGATAATCCGGAACAAATTAGCCTACGCCCTGACTTTCAGATCCTCGTCTATCCGGTGATCAGTATGCGAGATAGCTTAACGCATCAAGGTTCCCAAACCAATCTGTTAGGTAAAGATCCATCTACTGAGTCTGTCAAACTGTTTTCCAATGAATTACAGGTTACTAAAAATACACCTCCTGCCTATATTACCCACACTGCTGATGACAAAGTGGTAGATGTAGACAATAGCATTGCCTATTTTGAAGCGTTACGGCGTGAAAAGGTGGAAGTAGAAATGCACATTTATCCCAAAGGCAATCATGGATTCATTTTTCATCATCCCGGATGGATGGAGCCTTTGTTTGACTGGATGAAACGTAACAACTGGATCAAGTACTAA